One part of the Marinobacterium rhizophilum genome encodes these proteins:
- a CDS encoding patatin-like phospholipase family protein, translated as MGLFKRLLEKLGLREPPSLSAEEVIAAERRLIEKNLARQFDSKYQAYLDTDYRDFVDNRYGDHVRQHYTYMKPEDYPHKQRPWYGLALSGGGIRSASFAIGVIQALRNRYLVEGKPTLFDKLAYLSTVSGGGYTGAALSWYQKMFGIFPFGEIDSYAGSKHSTAPGNRILSYIRQHGKYLTPAQLGIASLAGSVLLSVIHSVVAYTLLISLTMLFLSVVLTTGALDPLLNFTAINTGSVEALLGDIPQTLFVLEEEHRQVLPHRVEFSVFFLLAATGLTGLFLLTVFGYALSSVFQTLFSRAYCYRVSIQRSLGLLLKGIAASLFFAAVPLAALLIFGATLDFNDQGLYSSMISGLAGILLSIRQFRMNTEAGNEKRSSQGGLTRCLTVVSTLAFIFFIFLAAYILAESIHRLVRGDADSYWPLLFTLAALIIPFFVNINQVSPHKMYRDRLMETFLKAPGVEPTAPLCQRGARANTTTLSDIADATHASPYHLINCNIILNNAVTPRYRGRLGDSFLLSSLYCGSDATRYSDTRHFAGGNMTLASAMSISGAAENPHSGVSGAGSSTNPFMSFILTFLGLRLGYWAYNPSTPLHGLRKIMRPNYFFPGLRSLLNFGHAEDSLMVELSDGGHFDNTGLYELVRRRTPVIILSDGGADPDATFDDFGNAIERIRVDFGISIRFHDPAFDLSGLLPGSSAASSEKSDRMYDDKYQLSQRGFAIGDIVYPDAGEQKAFVGRFVYIKASLTRNLPGDLYAYKLANPSYPNQPTVDQFFDERQFEAYRELGYQLTRQMIANEAAMELLP; from the coding sequence ATGGGACTGTTCAAACGTCTACTTGAAAAACTGGGCCTGCGCGAGCCGCCCTCCCTCAGCGCCGAGGAGGTGATAGCGGCGGAGCGCAGGCTGATCGAGAAGAACCTGGCCAGGCAGTTCGATTCAAAGTATCAGGCCTACCTGGATACCGATTACCGCGACTTCGTGGACAACCGGTACGGCGACCATGTGCGCCAACACTACACCTACATGAAGCCCGAGGATTACCCCCACAAGCAGCGCCCCTGGTACGGCCTGGCACTGTCGGGCGGCGGGATTCGCTCGGCGTCCTTTGCCATCGGTGTGATTCAGGCACTGCGCAACCGCTACCTCGTCGAGGGCAAGCCGACGCTGTTCGACAAGCTCGCGTACCTCTCGACGGTCTCCGGCGGCGGCTACACCGGCGCAGCCCTGAGCTGGTACCAGAAAATGTTCGGCATCTTTCCGTTCGGCGAGATCGACAGTTACGCCGGCAGCAAACACAGCACCGCGCCCGGCAACCGGATACTCAGCTATATCCGCCAGCACGGCAAGTACCTCACGCCGGCACAGCTGGGCATCGCATCCCTGGCAGGCTCGGTTCTGCTCAGCGTGATTCACTCGGTGGTGGCCTACACCCTGCTGATCAGCCTGACGATGCTGTTTCTGTCGGTCGTGCTGACCACAGGCGCACTCGACCCGCTGCTCAACTTCACCGCGATAAACACCGGCAGCGTCGAAGCCCTGCTCGGAGACATCCCCCAGACGCTTTTCGTACTGGAAGAAGAGCACAGGCAAGTCTTGCCCCACCGGGTGGAATTTTCCGTCTTCTTTCTGCTCGCCGCTACCGGCCTGACCGGCCTGTTTCTGCTCACCGTGTTCGGCTATGCCCTGAGCAGCGTGTTCCAGACACTTTTTTCCCGCGCCTACTGTTATCGGGTCAGCATACAGCGCAGCCTTGGGCTGCTGTTAAAGGGTATCGCCGCCTCGCTGTTTTTTGCCGCTGTCCCGCTGGCCGCCCTGCTGATCTTTGGTGCCACCCTGGATTTCAACGACCAGGGTCTGTACAGCTCCATGATCTCGGGCCTGGCTGGCATCCTGCTGTCCATCCGCCAGTTCCGCATGAACACCGAAGCCGGCAATGAAAAACGCAGCAGCCAGGGCGGGCTCACCCGTTGTCTTACCGTTGTCAGTACCCTGGCATTTATTTTCTTCATCTTTCTGGCGGCCTATATCCTGGCCGAGAGCATTCACAGACTGGTGCGTGGTGATGCCGACTCCTACTGGCCACTGCTGTTCACCCTCGCCGCGCTAATCATCCCGTTTTTCGTCAATATCAACCAGGTCTCCCCCCACAAGATGTACCGCGACCGCCTGATGGAAACCTTCCTCAAGGCGCCCGGCGTCGAGCCCACCGCGCCCCTGTGCCAGCGCGGCGCCAGGGCCAACACCACCACCCTCAGCGATATCGCTGACGCAACCCATGCCTCGCCCTACCACCTGATCAACTGCAACATCATCCTCAACAATGCCGTCACGCCCCGCTACCGCGGCCGCCTGGGAGACAGTTTCCTGCTCTCGTCACTCTACTGCGGCAGTGACGCCACCCGCTACAGCGACACCCGTCACTTTGCCGGCGGCAACATGACCCTGGCCAGCGCCATGTCGATTTCCGGCGCCGCCGAAAACCCCCATTCCGGCGTCTCCGGCGCCGGCAGCAGCACCAATCCGTTCATGTCCTTTATCCTCACCTTTCTGGGCCTGCGCCTGGGGTACTGGGCCTACAACCCCTCCACACCGCTGCATGGGCTGCGCAAAATCATGCGGCCCAACTATTTCTTCCCGGGACTGCGCAGCCTGCTTAACTTCGGTCACGCCGAAGACAGCCTGATGGTTGAACTGTCCGATGGCGGCCATTTCGACAATACCGGCCTGTACGAACTGGTGCGCAGGCGCACACCGGTGATCATACTGTCGGACGGCGGCGCCGATCCGGACGCCACCTTCGACGACTTTGGCAACGCCATCGAGCGTATCCGCGTGGACTTTGGCATTTCCATTCGCTTTCACGACCCCGCGTTTGACCTCTCGGGCCTGCTTCCCGGCAGCAGCGCTGCCAGCAGCGAAAAGAGCGACCGGATGTATGACGACAAGTACCAGCTGTCACAGCGCGGCTTCGCCATCGGCGATATCGTCTACCCTGACGCCGGTGAGCAAAAGGCCTTTGTCGGCCGCTTCGTCTATATCAAGGCCTCCCTGACGCGCAACCTGCCCGGCGATCTCTATGCCTACAAGCTGGCCAACCCGAGTTACCCGAACCAGCCCACCGTCGACCAGTTCTTCGATGAACGCCAGTTCGAAGCCTATCGTGAATTAGGGTATCAGCTCACCCGCCAGATGATTGCCAACGAGGCCGCCATGGAACTGCTGCCCTAA
- a CDS encoding GMC family oxidoreductase: MSTEYDYIVVGSGAGGGTVAARLAENGCTVLVLEAGGDPRELKGGDALSDDNRLPDDYDVPVFHAIASENRAMKWDFFVRHYGDDEQQKKDPKYSASYEGEDVDGVLYPRAGCLGGCTTHNAMITVCPHNDDWEHIGRITGDNSWNAYNMRGYFQKLENCHHRPDHRLFSRLSNPSKHGWKGWLHTEKAIPKSALGDGELVKTLVSSVESAFSQLAEPFQRGQWLRQGSGDPNDWRLVKDNATGLRYPPLATKNHQRMGARERLLDVQQAHPDKLHIELDALVTRVLFDADNRATGVEYLKGARLYRAHCQPHGESTDKHQVRARKEVILAGGAFNTPQLLMLSGIGPRDELEKHGIEVRHDLPGVGQNLQDRYEVGVVNRMNFDHWEVLEGAKYAKGDPQYREWAEKRSGVYTSNGAVLAVIKRSMPQRPLPDLFCFALLGLFKGYFPSYSKLLAEHLNYLTWAILKAHTNNTAGSVTLRSGDPRDKPHINFRYFDEGNDASGEDLESVVEGVKFIRSLTQPLKDKGLIAAEELPGDSVQTDEEIREFIRNQAWGHHASCTCPIGADNDPMAVLDSQFRVRGTTGLRVVDASVFPRIPGFFIVTAIYTAAEKAADVILNP, from the coding sequence ATGAGTACTGAATATGACTATATCGTGGTGGGCTCCGGTGCCGGTGGCGGCACCGTCGCCGCCCGACTGGCGGAAAACGGCTGCACGGTACTGGTGCTGGAAGCCGGCGGAGATCCGCGCGAGCTCAAAGGCGGTGATGCCCTGAGCGACGACAACCGCCTGCCGGATGACTACGACGTGCCGGTATTTCACGCCATCGCCAGTGAAAACCGCGCCATGAAGTGGGACTTCTTCGTGCGTCACTACGGCGATGACGAGCAGCAGAAAAAGGATCCAAAATACAGTGCCAGCTACGAAGGCGAGGACGTCGACGGTGTGCTCTACCCCCGGGCTGGCTGCCTGGGGGGCTGCACGACCCACAACGCCATGATCACGGTCTGCCCCCACAACGATGACTGGGAGCATATTGGCCGGATCACCGGCGACAACTCCTGGAACGCCTACAACATGCGGGGCTACTTCCAGAAACTGGAGAACTGCCACCACCGCCCCGATCACCGCCTGTTCAGCCGCCTGTCCAATCCCAGCAAGCATGGCTGGAAGGGCTGGCTGCACACCGAGAAGGCCATCCCCAAAAGCGCCCTGGGTGACGGCGAGCTGGTCAAGACCCTGGTCAGCTCGGTGGAAAGCGCCTTCTCGCAACTGGCCGAGCCGTTCCAGCGCGGCCAGTGGCTACGCCAGGGCAGTGGCGATCCGAACGACTGGCGCCTGGTGAAGGACAACGCCACCGGCCTGCGCTACCCGCCGCTGGCCACCAAAAACCACCAGCGCATGGGGGCACGGGAACGCCTGCTGGATGTGCAGCAGGCCCACCCCGACAAGCTGCATATCGAGCTCGATGCCCTGGTCACCCGCGTGCTGTTCGATGCCGACAACCGCGCCACCGGCGTCGAATACCTCAAGGGCGCCCGCCTCTACCGCGCCCACTGCCAGCCCCACGGCGAGAGCACCGACAAGCACCAGGTACGGGCCCGCAAGGAGGTTATCCTGGCCGGCGGTGCCTTCAATACGCCCCAGCTACTGATGCTGTCCGGCATAGGCCCGCGGGATGAACTGGAAAAACACGGTATTGAGGTGCGCCACGACCTGCCTGGGGTCGGGCAGAACCTGCAGGACCGCTACGAGGTGGGTGTGGTCAACCGCATGAACTTCGATCACTGGGAAGTGCTTGAAGGCGCCAAATACGCCAAGGGCGACCCGCAGTACAGGGAGTGGGCCGAAAAACGCTCGGGCGTCTACACCAGCAACGGTGCCGTACTGGCGGTCATCAAGCGTTCCATGCCCCAGCGGCCGCTGCCGGACCTGTTCTGCTTCGCCCTGCTGGGCCTGTTCAAGGGCTATTTCCCCAGCTACTCAAAGCTGCTGGCCGAGCATCTCAACTACCTGACCTGGGCCATTCTAAAGGCCCATACCAACAATACCGCGGGCAGCGTAACACTGCGCTCCGGCGATCCCCGCGACAAGCCCCATATCAATTTTCGCTACTTTGACGAGGGCAACGACGCCAGCGGCGAGGACCTCGAGTCGGTGGTCGAAGGGGTCAAGTTCATCCGCAGCCTGACCCAGCCGCTAAAGGACAAGGGACTGATAGCCGCGGAGGAACTGCCCGGCGACAGCGTGCAGACCGATGAGGAGATACGCGAATTCATCCGCAACCAGGCCTGGGGCCACCACGCCTCCTGTACCTGCCCGATCGGCGCCGATAACGATCCCATGGCTGTGCTGGACAGCCAGTTCCGCGTGCGTGGCACCACCGGGCTCAGGGTGGTGGATGCCTCCGTGTTCCCGCGTATTCCGGGCTTTTTTATCGTCACCGCTATCTATACGGCAGCCGAGAAAGCCGCCGATGTGATACTGAACCCCTAA
- the ahpC gene encoding alkyl hydroperoxide reductase subunit C, giving the protein MINTEIKPFNASAFHNGEFIEVSDADLKGKWSIVFFYPADFTFVCPTELGDLADQYDELKSRNVEVYSVSTDTHFTHKAWHDTSETIGKIQYPMIGDPTGTITRNFGVMIEEAGLAERGTFVIDPEGKIQIVEISAGGIGRDASELLRKVKAAQYVAAHPGEVCPAKWKEGEATLAPSLDLVGKI; this is encoded by the coding sequence CTGATCAATACCGAAATCAAGCCGTTCAACGCCTCTGCTTTTCACAACGGTGAATTCATTGAAGTATCCGACGCCGATCTGAAAGGCAAGTGGTCCATCGTTTTCTTCTACCCGGCTGACTTCACCTTTGTCTGCCCAACGGAACTGGGTGACCTGGCCGATCAGTATGACGAGCTGAAATCCCGCAACGTCGAGGTGTACTCGGTCTCCACCGACACCCACTTCACCCACAAGGCGTGGCATGACACGTCTGAAACCATCGGCAAGATCCAGTACCCGATGATCGGTGACCCGACCGGCACCATCACCCGCAATTTTGGCGTGATGATCGAGGAAGCGGGCCTGGCCGAGCGTGGCACCTTCGTTATCGACCCGGAAGGCAAAATCCAGATCGTTGAAATCAGCGCCGGCGGTATCGGTCGTGATGCCAGCGAGCTGCTGCGCAAGGTCAAGGCTGCCCAGTACGTGGCGGCTCACCCGGGTGAAGTCTGCCCGGCAAAATGGAAGGAAGGCGAAGCGACACTGGCGCCGTCTCTGGACCTGGTTGGCAAAATCTAA
- the pspF gene encoding phage shock protein operon transcriptional activator encodes MAESMPALIGSSDLFHRVLSQVSRVAPLNRPVLVIGERGTGKELIAARLHYLSGRWQQPYLQVNCAAMSESLLESELFGHEAGAFTGAVRARAGLFERAEGGTLFLDELSTASVRVQEKLLRIIEYGRFERLGGSRTLQVDVRVVAATNEDLPGAVADGRFRADLLDRLAFDVVNLPPLRYRRDDILELAEHFARRMCRELNYDWFPGFAADAQAQLLQYDWPGNVRELKNVVERSIYRNANPTEPVCDIVLDPFTTPWCAVQNAAPAALVQGTGGSGAGPDSEEEIVGLRARVARFEQGLIRQALVAAQFNQRRAAQALGLTYHQLRAALRKYPDLLAGRD; translated from the coding sequence ATGGCTGAATCCATGCCAGCGCTGATTGGCAGCTCCGATCTGTTTCACCGGGTACTGAGCCAGGTATCTCGGGTTGCACCGCTGAACCGGCCGGTGCTGGTGATTGGCGAGCGGGGAACGGGGAAGGAGCTGATAGCGGCGCGGTTGCACTACCTGTCGGGGCGCTGGCAGCAACCCTACCTGCAGGTCAACTGCGCGGCCATGAGCGAATCGCTGCTGGAGTCCGAGCTGTTTGGTCACGAAGCCGGCGCCTTTACCGGCGCCGTGCGGGCCCGCGCAGGGCTGTTCGAGCGGGCAGAAGGGGGCACGCTTTTCCTCGATGAGCTGTCGACCGCTTCGGTGCGGGTGCAGGAAAAGCTGCTGCGCATTATCGAGTATGGCCGTTTCGAGCGCCTGGGGGGCAGCCGCACGCTGCAGGTGGACGTGCGGGTGGTGGCGGCCACCAATGAAGATCTGCCAGGGGCCGTGGCCGACGGCCGCTTTCGCGCCGACCTGCTGGATCGCCTGGCTTTTGATGTGGTGAACCTGCCGCCACTGCGCTATCGCCGTGACGATATCCTGGAGCTCGCCGAGCACTTCGCCAGGCGCATGTGTCGTGAACTGAACTATGACTGGTTCCCGGGCTTTGCGGCCGATGCCCAGGCGCAGTTGCTGCAGTACGACTGGCCGGGGAACGTACGCGAGCTGAAAAACGTGGTGGAGCGCAGCATTTACCGCAATGCCAACCCGACAGAGCCGGTGTGCGATATCGTTCTAGACCCCTTCACGACACCCTGGTGCGCGGTGCAGAATGCAGCGCCCGCTGCGCTGGTGCAGGGAACCGGTGGATCAGGCGCTGGGCCCGATAGCGAGGAGGAAATCGTCGGCCTGCGTGCCCGGGTGGCCCGGTTCGAGCAGGGCCTGATCCGCCAGGCGCTGGTAGCGGCACAGTTTAACCAGCGTCGTGCCGCGCAAGCGCTGGGGCTCACCTATCATCAGTTGCGGGCGGCGCTGCGAAAATATCCGGATTTGCTGGCCGGGCGTGATTAA
- the ahpF gene encoding alkyl hydroperoxide reductase subunit F, giving the protein MLDANLKQQLAAYLQNIVNPVELSLALDDSAKAQELHALARDIEALSDKVRVSEAASNSARKPSLGIAPAAESARVEFAGVPMGHEFSSLVLALLQAGGHPSKADPALQEQIRNLPGKYHFETYISLSCQNCPDVVQALNLMATLNPNISHVMIDGALFQQEVNERNVLAVPSVYLNGELFGQGRMTLAEIVSKVDTGAAERDARQLADKAPYDLLVVGAGPAGAAAAIYAARKGIRTGLVADRFGGQVMDTVGVENFISVKSTEGPKLVAGLEQHVLDYDVDLMNGQKARRLSRGELVEIELENGAVLKSRSVVLATGARWRELNVPGEQEYRGKGVAYCPHCDGPLFKGKSVAVVGGGNSGIEAAIDLAGIVAEVTVLEFGAELRADEVLQRKARSMGNIRIITQAQTTEVLGDGKRVTGLRYTERASGESRDLALAGIFVQIGLVPNTEWLKGDIGLSPQGEIEIGSRGETSVRGVFAAGDVTTVPFKQIVISMGSGATAALGAFDYLIREPVATSRDAA; this is encoded by the coding sequence ATGCTGGATGCGAACCTGAAGCAACAGTTAGCCGCCTATCTGCAAAACATAGTTAACCCGGTTGAGCTCAGTCTGGCGCTCGATGACAGTGCCAAGGCGCAGGAACTCCATGCGCTGGCGCGGGATATCGAAGCGCTGTCAGACAAGGTCCGCGTGAGCGAGGCTGCCAGCAACTCGGCCCGCAAGCCAAGCCTTGGGATCGCACCCGCTGCCGAGTCTGCCCGGGTCGAGTTTGCCGGTGTCCCCATGGGACACGAGTTTAGCTCCCTGGTGCTGGCGCTGCTGCAGGCCGGCGGGCATCCGTCCAAGGCTGATCCCGCACTGCAGGAGCAGATCCGCAACCTGCCAGGCAAGTACCATTTTGAGACTTACATATCGCTGTCATGCCAGAACTGCCCCGATGTGGTTCAGGCGCTGAACCTGATGGCGACGCTCAATCCGAATATCAGCCATGTAATGATCGATGGCGCTCTGTTCCAGCAGGAAGTGAATGAACGCAACGTGCTGGCGGTGCCCTCGGTGTATCTCAACGGCGAACTCTTTGGCCAGGGACGCATGACACTGGCCGAGATTGTAAGCAAGGTCGATACCGGCGCAGCCGAACGTGATGCCCGCCAGCTGGCCGACAAGGCACCCTATGACCTGCTGGTGGTCGGTGCAGGCCCCGCCGGTGCCGCCGCTGCCATCTATGCCGCACGCAAGGGCATCCGTACCGGGCTGGTGGCCGACCGCTTCGGCGGCCAGGTGATGGATACGGTGGGGGTCGAGAACTTTATTTCGGTCAAATCCACCGAAGGCCCGAAGCTCGTGGCCGGGCTTGAACAGCATGTGCTGGATTACGATGTCGACCTGATGAACGGCCAGAAGGCGCGTCGCCTGAGCCGGGGCGAGCTGGTCGAAATCGAACTCGAAAACGGCGCCGTGCTGAAAAGCCGTTCCGTGGTGCTGGCAACCGGTGCCCGCTGGCGCGAGCTCAATGTGCCCGGCGAGCAGGAATACCGTGGCAAGGGCGTGGCCTACTGTCCGCACTGTGATGGTCCGCTGTTCAAGGGTAAATCCGTTGCCGTTGTGGGCGGCGGCAACTCCGGTATTGAAGCCGCCATCGATCTGGCGGGTATCGTGGCCGAGGTGACGGTGCTGGAATTTGGCGCCGAACTGCGGGCCGATGAAGTACTGCAGCGCAAGGCGCGTTCCATGGGCAATATCCGTATCATTACCCAGGCGCAAACGACCGAGGTGCTCGGTGATGGCAAGAGGGTGACGGGCCTGCGTTACACCGAACGCGCTTCGGGTGAAAGCCGGGACCTGGCACTGGCAGGCATCTTCGTGCAGATCGGCCTGGTACCCAATACCGAATGGCTCAAGGGTGATATCGGATTGAGCCCCCAGGGCGAGATCGAAATCGGCAGCCGGGGCGAAACCTCGGTGCGGGGTGTCTTTGCCGCCGGTGATGTCACCACGGTGCCATTCAAGCAGATCGTTATTTCCATGGGCAGTGGTGCCACCGCTGCCCTTGGTGCTTTCGATTACCTGATACGTGAGCCTGTGGCGACGTCACGGGATGCGGCCTGA
- the pspB gene encoding envelope stress response membrane protein PspB has translation MSTMVFFFVPTVIFLAVVVPMWLILHYWTRARLNKGMSSDEREQLEETLALAERLEQRVQTLETILDSEHTGWRTRRDDDR, from the coding sequence ATGTCTACAATGGTGTTTTTCTTCGTGCCGACGGTGATCTTTCTCGCCGTCGTCGTGCCGATGTGGCTGATACTGCATTACTGGACCCGCGCGCGTCTCAACAAGGGCATGTCGAGCGATGAACGTGAGCAACTGGAAGAAACCCTCGCCCTGGCCGAGCGCCTGGAGCAGCGTGTGCAGACGCTCGAAACCATCCTGGACAGCGAGCACACCGGCTGGCGTACCCGCCGGGACGACGACCGCTGA
- the pspA gene encoding phage shock protein PspA — translation MGIFSRFGDIINANITALLDRAEDPAKMIRMMIQEMEDTLVEVRTTSARVIADRKSLQRRQEHLADEAAEWERKARLAIEKGREDLARAALGEQQAVENALQLAQRELGAIEEQLAILHEEIGQLQQKLDDAKAKQKSLQVRDQTSRSRMDIRNASNRDKLEDAFRKFEAYERRMDNMEAEIESQDLGRNPNLNEQFEDLERNEQVEDALAALKARMKSAKRGQD, via the coding sequence ATGGGTATCTTTTCACGCTTTGGTGACATCATTAACGCCAACATCACGGCGCTGCTCGACCGCGCCGAGGACCCGGCCAAAATGATCCGCATGATGATTCAGGAAATGGAAGACACCCTGGTGGAAGTGCGCACCACCTCCGCCCGGGTGATCGCCGATCGCAAGTCGCTGCAGCGCCGCCAGGAACACCTGGCGGATGAAGCCGCCGAGTGGGAGCGCAAGGCGCGTCTCGCCATCGAGAAGGGGCGCGAAGACCTGGCTCGGGCTGCCCTGGGTGAGCAGCAGGCCGTCGAAAATGCCCTGCAGCTGGCCCAGCGGGAACTCGGCGCCATCGAAGAGCAACTGGCCATCCTGCACGAGGAAATCGGCCAACTGCAGCAGAAACTGGACGATGCCAAGGCCAAGCAGAAGTCGCTGCAGGTGCGTGACCAAACCAGCCGCTCCCGCATGGATATCCGCAACGCCAGCAACCGTGACAAGCTCGAAGATGCCTTTCGCAAATTCGAGGCATACGAAAGACGCATGGACAACATGGAAGCGGAAATCGAGTCCCAGGACCTGGGCCGCAACCCCAATCTGAACGAACAGTTCGAGGATCTTGAGCGCAACGAGCAGGTTGAAGATGCCCTGGCCGCATTGAAAGCACGAATGAAGTCCGCCAAGCGAGGCCAGGACTGA